A window from Propionispora vibrioides encodes these proteins:
- a CDS encoding radical SAM/SPASM domain-containing protein, with protein sequence MYYRLKSHCALIEGAARGAIYDFRSGKVLSVNRGAVELLTACQQAPLDTLLDLQDPAVRPYLTFLDTLARRNLGSYYALNPPAAASQSEYVPAATLDFLWLEITSCCNNRCLHCYTASSPALQQGCVPHERWLSLISEAREQGATALQLIGGEPLLYPKWRELIGKAAEEAYDYIEIFTNATLIDEDCIRFFKHHNLYLATTIYAASADIHDRVTGNQGSFDKTMTAIKKILAAGIPLRIASILMKANETEAQNIIQLCRELGLPDTVPDVIRPTGRGDDDGLLPRHYHRPPVRPPFYTDRDSFRLAHFSHSCLSGKIAITADGDVLPCIFARDRIAGNILNRPLREVLSGAVLQETWNTTKDAIIKCRDCEYRYACSDCRPLAQSTDPDKRWCAPSPYCDYNPYTGQWN encoded by the coding sequence TTGTACTACCGCCTAAAGTCTCACTGCGCCCTGATAGAAGGGGCCGCCCGGGGGGCTATCTATGACTTTCGTTCAGGCAAAGTATTATCCGTTAACCGCGGCGCAGTCGAACTGTTGACAGCCTGCCAACAAGCGCCGCTGGACACACTGCTGGACCTGCAGGACCCCGCGGTCCGGCCATATCTGACCTTTCTGGACACACTCGCCCGCAGGAACCTGGGAAGCTATTACGCTCTGAATCCACCGGCTGCCGCTTCCCAGTCCGAGTACGTACCGGCAGCAACACTGGACTTCTTGTGGCTGGAAATCACCTCCTGCTGTAACAACCGCTGCCTTCACTGCTATACCGCCAGCAGTCCTGCCCTGCAGCAAGGCTGTGTACCTCACGAAAGATGGCTGTCGTTAATCAGCGAGGCCCGGGAGCAGGGAGCCACCGCCCTACAGTTGATTGGCGGTGAACCGTTGCTCTACCCTAAGTGGCGTGAACTGATCGGCAAGGCCGCGGAAGAAGCCTATGACTACATAGAAATTTTTACCAATGCCACACTCATTGATGAGGATTGTATCCGCTTTTTCAAGCACCATAACCTGTATCTGGCAACCACCATTTATGCAGCCTCTGCCGATATCCATGACAGGGTGACCGGCAACCAGGGCAGCTTTGACAAAACAATGACGGCCATTAAAAAAATACTGGCCGCCGGAATACCGCTGCGTATCGCGTCCATCCTGATGAAAGCCAATGAAACGGAAGCCCAAAATATTATACAGCTTTGCCGGGAGCTCGGTCTGCCGGACACAGTACCTGATGTCATCCGCCCCACAGGCCGCGGCGACGATGATGGACTGCTGCCCCGGCACTATCACCGTCCGCCGGTCAGACCGCCTTTTTATACTGACCGGGACAGCTTCCGGCTGGCCCACTTCAGCCATAGCTGCCTCTCGGGCAAAATCGCCATTACCGCGGACGGCGATGTTCTTCCCTGCATTTTTGCCCGTGACCGGATAGCCGGCAATATTTTAAACCGCCCGCTGCGGGAAGTGCTCTCCGGCGCTGTCCTGCAAGAAACCTGGAACACGACCAAGGATGCCATTATCAAATGCCGGGACTGCGAATACCGCTACGCCTGCAGCGACTGCCGGCCGCTTGCGCAAAGTACCGATCCGGATAAACGCTGGTGCGCGCCTTCCCCCTATTGTGACTATAACCCTTATACCGGTCAGTGGAACTGA